One region of Tachysurus fulvidraco isolate hzauxx_2018 chromosome 9, HZAU_PFXX_2.0, whole genome shotgun sequence genomic DNA includes:
- the LOC113658670 gene encoding E3 ubiquitin/ISG15 ligase TRIM25-like has protein sequence MAEASISVDQDQFICSVCLDLLKDPVTLSCGHSFCKVCINGCWDQEDKKNIHSCPQCKDTFTPRPVLHRNNILAEVVDKLKKKTELQAASPDHCYAGPGDVECDFCTRRKYKAIKSCLVCVASFCETHLKPHLESPALKKHTLIEASGNLQEKICSEHDEVLKFFCRTDQRCICALCLLNKHKGHDAVQVAAGRAEKQSELNEEKLKFQQRIQEKQKKVQELKQAVNTIKLSAQTAVEDNERIFTEMISSMEKKRSEVTEMIRAQEKAELSRTERLLEQLEQEIDDLQRRVTEMEKLSHTNDHIHFLQALASGRHSPLLDRPTFDMSSISVPQHLSFDGVKNSLSDLKKRLEEFCEEEFNKIPPHAAAVQIISSPDPQNREEFLKYFCSLTLDPNTTHRNLILSEENRVVMVSKTKQQYSDHPERFDTWWQVLCKESVCGRCYWEVERSGDVVSISVSYKDMRRKGGDNECGFGRNKQSWSLECSSSLSFYHNNIKTNLSGPSSPRIGVYVDHSAGTLSFYSVSDTMKLLHRVHTTFTQPLYAGFTPGLLSKVRLCDPQ, from the exons ATGGCAGAGGCgagtatttcagtagatcaggatcagttcatctgttcagtgtgtctggatctcctgaaggaTCCGGTGACTCTCtcctgtggtcacagtttctgtaaggtgtgtattaatggctGTTGGGACCAGGAGGATAAGAAGAACATCcacagctgtcctcagtgcaaagacactttcacaccaaggcctgttctacacagaaacaacattctggctgaagtggtggacaaactgaagaagaagactgaactccaagctgcttctcctgatcactgttacgctggacctggagatgtggagtgtgatttctgcaccagaagaaaatacaaagccatcaagtcctgtctggtgtgtgtggctTCATTTTGTGAAACTCATCTCAAACCTCATCTTGAAAGTCCTGctttgaaaaaacacacattaattgaAGCCTCTGGAAATCtacaagagaagatctgctctgaacacgATGAAGTTCTGAAGTTCTTTTGTCGTACTGATCAGAGATGTATTTGTGCTTTGTGCCTCTTGAATAAACATAAAGGCCATGACGCTGTACAGGTTGCAGCAGGAAGAGCTGAGAAACAG AGTGAGTTAAATGAGGAGAAGCTGAAATTTCAGCAGAGgatccaggagaagcagaagaaggtgcaggagctgaaacaggctgtgaacactataaag ctcagtgcacagacagcagtggaggacaatgagaggatctttactgagatgatcagctccatggagaaaaagcgctcggaggtgacggagatgatcagagctcaggagaaggcTGAACTGAGTCGAACTGAACGACTCCTGgagcaactggagcaggagattgatgatcttcagaggagagtcactgagatggagaagctttcacacacaaatgatcacatccatttcctccag gCTTTAGCTTCTGGACGTCACTCTCCTCTATTAGATAGACCGACTTTTGACATGTCCAGCATCAGTGTCCCTCAACATCTATCATTTGATGGTGTGAAGAATTCTCTCTCAGACCTGAAGAAGAGACTGGAGGAATtctgtgaggaggaattcaacaaaatcccTCCACATG ctgcagcagttcagatcaTTTCATCACCAGATccacagaacagagaagagtttctgaaat atttctgttctctgactcTGGATCCCAACACGACACATCGTAacctcattctgtctgaggaGAACAGAGTGGTGATGGTCAGCAAGACAAAACAGCagtactctgatcatccagaaAGATTTGACACCTGGTggcaggtgttgtgtaaggagagtgtgtgtggacgctgttactgggaggtggagaggagcGGTGATGTTGTGTCCATATCAGTCTCATATAAAGACATGAGGAGGAAAGGAGGTGATAATGAGTGTGGGTTTGGACGCAACAAACAGTCCTGGAGTCTGGAatgttcttcttctctctctttctatcacaaCAACATTAAGACTAATCTCAGTGGTCCATCATCccccagaataggagtgtatgtggatcacagtgcaggaactctgtccttctacagtgtctctgacaccatgaagctcctccacagagtccacaccacattcactcagcctctatatgCCGGGTTTACACCTGGTCTTCTGTCAAAAGTGAGGTTGTGTGATCCACAATAA
- the LOC113658592 gene encoding tripartite motif-containing protein 16-like, giving the protein MAEASISVDQDQFICSVCLDLLKDPVTLSCGHSFCKVCINGHWDQEDQKDVYSCPQCRDTFTPRPVLRRNNMLAEVVEKLKKTEVQAASPAHCYAGPGDVECDFCTGRKYNAIKSCLMCVASFCETHLKPHLQSPALKKHTLMEASGNLQEKICSEHNEVLKIFCRTDQRCICALCLLNKHKGHDAVPVAAGRAEKQSDLKKEQMKFQQRLQEKQKKVQELKQTVNTIKLSAQTAVEDNEIIFTELISSMEKKRSEVTEMIRAQEKAELSRTERLLEQLEQEIDDLQRRVTEMEKLIHTHDHIHFLQALASGPQSSLLNRTDFDTSSISVPQHLSFDGVKNSLSDLKKRLEEFCEEEFNKIPPHAAAVQIISPQNREEFLKYFCSLTLDPNTTHRKLILSEENRVVMVSKTKQQYSDHPERFDSWWQVLCKESVCGRCYWEVEWSGDYGVSISVAYKDIRRKRGDIECWFGRNKQSWSLECFSSSSLTFYHNNIKTALSGPSSPRIGVYVDHSAGTLSFYSVSHTMKLLHRVHTTFTQPLYAGFTLGLLSKVKLCDPQ; this is encoded by the exons atggcagaggcgagtatttcagtagatcaggatcagttcatctgttcagtgtgtctggatctcctgaaggaTCCGGTGACTCTCtcctgtggtcacagtttctgtaaggtgtgtattaatgggcactgggatcaggaggatcagaaggacgtctacagctgtcctcagtgcagagacactttcacaccaaggcctgttctacgcagaaacaacatgctggctgaagtggtagagaaactgaagaagactgaagtccaagctgcttctcctgctcactgttacgctggacctggagatgtggagtgtgatttctgcacAGGGAGGAAATACAACGCCATCAAGtcctgtctgatgtgtgtggCTTCATTTTGTGAAACTCATCTTAAACCTCATCTTCAAAGTCCTGctttgaaaaaacacacattaatggaAGCCTCTGGAAATCtacaagagaagatctgctctgaacacaATGAAGTTCTGAAGATCTTTTGTCGTACTGATCAGAGATGTATTTGTGCTTTGTGCCTGTTGAATAAACATAAAGGCCATGACGCTGTACCAGTTGCAGCAGGAAGAGCTGAGAAACAG AGTGATTTAAAGAAGGAGCAGATGAAATTCCAGCAGAGactccaggagaagcagaagaaggtgcaggagctgaaacagactgtgaacactataaag ctcagtgcacagacagcagtggaggACAATGAGATCATCTTTACTGAGCTGATcagctccatggagaaaaagcgctcggaggtgacggagatgatcagagctcaggagaaggcTGAACTGAGTCGAACTGAACGACTCCTGgagcaactggagcaggagattgatgatcttcagaggagagtcactgagatggagaagcttatacacacacacgatcacatccatttcctccag GCTTTAGCTTCTGGACCACAGTCTTCTCTATTAAACAGAACAGATTTTGACACGTCCAGCATCAGTGTCCCTCAACATCtgtcatttgatggagtgaagaattctctctcagatctgaagAAGAGACTGGAGGAATtctgtgaggaggaattcaacaaaatcccTCCACATG ctgcagcagttcagatcaTTTCAccacagaacagagaagagtttctgaaat atttctgttctctgactcTGGATCCCAACACGACACATCGTaaactcattctgtctgaggaGAACAGAGTGGTGATGGTCAGCAAGACAAAACAGCagtactctgatcatccagagagatttgactcctGGTggcaggtgttgtgtaaggagagtgtgtgtggacgctgttactgggaggtggagtggagcgGTGATTATGGTGTGTCCATATCAGTCGCATATAAAGACATCAGGAGGAAAAGAGGTGATattgagtgctggtttggacGCAACAAACAGTCCTGGAGTCTggaatgtttttcttcttcttctctcactTTCTATCACAACAACATTAAGACTGCTCTCAGTGGTCCATCATCccccagaataggagtgtatgtggatcacagtgcaggaactctgtccttctacagtgtctctcacaccatgaagctcctccacagagtccacaccacattcactcagcctctatacgctggGTTTACACTTGGTCTTCTGTCAAAAGTGAAGTTGTGTGATCCACAATAA
- the LOC125145403 gene encoding transmembrane protein 244-like, whose translation MGPSHPSRPGAMFSWGKVSVISTEVTYVVGGLVFAWIVEERVWDYAITVSLLHVGLTVTVMADFPSTEHWWISQGSGLVMMIFGGQILSYHLYWKNFLHPADLQNF comes from the exons ATGGGGCCTTCACACCCGTCGAGGCCAGGAGCAATGTTCAGCTGGGGAAAGG TGAGTGTGATCTCAACAGAGGTGACGTACGTGGTTGGAGGACTGGTGTTTGCCTGGATCGTGGAGGAGCGGGTGTGGGACTACGCCATCACTGTCTCACTGCTACACGTAGGGCTCACGGTCACTG TCATGGCCGATTTCCCCTCCACAGAACACTGGTGGATCTCTCAGG GTTCAGGATTAGTGATGATGATCTTCGGTGGTCAGATTCTCTCGTATCATCTGTATTGGAAGAATTTTTTGCATCCTGCAGACCTCCAAAACTTCTGA